A window from Chitinophagales bacterium encodes these proteins:
- a CDS encoding NADH-quinone oxidoreductase subunit C has translation MLPEELKSSLTTLSPSVTFEEGGEWLNVVVENGDWARLAPLLKNTPELGLDYLFCLTCVDWKTHLTMVYHLSSTTHRHSIVVKIKLDRNNPETETVCQIWRTAEFHEREVYEMFGVNFRNHPDLRLLILPEGWEGKNPMRKDFEDPVNMIKL, from the coding sequence ATGCTTCCAGAAGAACTCAAATCCTCCCTCACCACCCTCTCCCCTTCTGTAACTTTTGAAGAAGGAGGCGAGTGGTTGAATGTGGTGGTGGAGAATGGTGATTGGGCCAGATTGGCTCCGTTATTAAAAAATACGCCGGAGCTGGGTTTGGATTATTTGTTTTGCCTGACCTGTGTAGATTGGAAGACCCATTTAACCATGGTTTATCATTTAAGCTCTACCACGCACCGGCATTCGATCGTGGTGAAAATAAAGCTGGACAGAAATAACCCTGAAACAGAGACTGTATGCCAGATCTGGCGTACCGCTGAGTTTCACGAAAGAGAGGTATATGAAATGTTTGGGGTGAATTTTCGCAACCACCCTGATCTTCGCCTCCTGATATTGCCCGAAGGTTGGGAGGGAAAGAACCCAATGCGTAAGGATTTTGAAGATCCGGTGAATATGATCAAACTCTGA
- a CDS encoding NADH-quinone oxidoreductase subunit D has protein sequence MYTEKTIQNAPGDLEGNNLVINMGPQHPATHGVLRLVIHVNGETIQKVEPHLGYIHRSIEKMSESLTYRQFIYVTSRMDYLSSHINNHACALAVEKGLQIEVPARAQYIRVIMDELTRIASHVLWWGAMAMDVGALTPFFLAFREREMINDIMEETCGARLTMNYMVPGGVMYDIHPNFQQKVKEFLKHFYSRIDEYDQLVTGNVIFQNRMKGIGYISKEDAISYGCSGPTARGSGVSCDIRKLYPYEIYDKVDFKEEIETAGDSFARYLVRLRELRQSMSIVEQLIDQIPEGDFQAKTKAVLKLPKGEFYTRVETARGELGVYIVSEGGTTPYRIKYRSPGYSNLSALDHMARGAKIGDLVAMMGTLDLVIPDIDR, from the coding sequence ATGTACACTGAAAAGACCATACAAAACGCCCCTGGTGATCTCGAAGGCAACAACCTCGTGATCAATATGGGCCCCCAACACCCGGCCACCCACGGCGTATTGCGCCTGGTGATTCATGTGAATGGGGAAACAATTCAAAAAGTAGAGCCACACCTGGGGTATATCCATCGTTCCATTGAAAAAATGAGCGAAAGCCTGACCTACCGGCAATTCATCTATGTGACCAGCCGGATGGACTATCTCTCCTCTCATATAAATAACCATGCCTGTGCCCTGGCAGTAGAAAAAGGGCTACAGATCGAAGTGCCTGCCCGGGCTCAATATATCCGGGTGATCATGGATGAACTGACCCGCATAGCCTCCCACGTTCTTTGGTGGGGAGCCATGGCCATGGATGTGGGTGCCTTAACCCCCTTCTTCCTGGCCTTCCGGGAAAGAGAAATGATCAATGATATCATGGAAGAGACCTGTGGCGCCCGGTTGACCATGAACTATATGGTGCCCGGCGGCGTGATGTATGATATCCATCCCAATTTTCAACAGAAGGTAAAAGAATTCCTGAAGCATTTCTATTCCCGAATTGACGAATATGACCAACTGGTCACGGGTAATGTCATCTTCCAGAACCGGATGAAAGGAATCGGGTATATCTCTAAAGAAGATGCCATCTCTTACGGCTGCTCAGGCCCTACTGCCCGTGGCAGTGGCGTTTCCTGTGATATCCGCAAGCTTTATCCGTATGAAATATATGATAAGGTGGATTTCAAAGAGGAGATCGAAACAGCCGGCGACAGCTTTGCCCGTTATCTGGTTCGTCTCCGCGAATTGCGCCAGTCTATGTCCATTGTAGAGCAATTGATCGATCAGATACCCGAAGGAGATTTTCAGGCCAAAACCAAAGCCGTATTGAAACTTCCCAAAGGGGAATTCTATACACGTGTGGAAACAGCCCGTGGTGAATTGGGTGTATATATTGTGAGTGAGGGCGGAACCACTCCTTACCGGATCAAGTACCGCTCACCTGGTTATTCCAATCTTTCTGCACTTGACCATATGGCCAGAGGTGCAAAGATCGGCGACCTGGTAGCGATGATGGGAACCCTGGATCTGGTAATACCGGATATAGATCGTTGA
- the nuoH gene encoding NADH-quinone oxidoreductase subunit NuoH, with translation MPTLESISQNVHDWLYLQFHPTLALIIEFAIIGVLIIALFSMLGLVLIMMERKVSAWMQLRLGPNRVGPKGMFQTVADTLKLIVKEGMTPASVDKLLFNLAPFIVMIVAMVIMAPLAFSKGFQIWDINIGIFFITAVSSLSVIGILMAGWSSNNKYSLLGAMRSGAQIVSYELSAGFAILVIVILTGDLRITEIVNAQANGWWIFKGHIPVWIAFVIFMIAVTAETNRAPFDLAEAESELTGGFHTEYSGMKFALFFLAEYVNIFVVCAVGATIFLGGWMPLHFGTNTTFNMVMDYIPGIVWFFGKTFFLIFVIMWFRWTFPRLRIDQLLNLEWKYLLPISMFNLLLVTLISILQWHF, from the coding sequence ATGCCAACATTAGAAAGCATATCCCAGAACGTACACGACTGGCTCTATCTCCAGTTTCATCCCACATTGGCTTTGATCATTGAGTTTGCGATCATCGGGGTATTGATCATTGCCCTTTTTTCCATGTTGGGTTTGGTATTGATCATGATGGAAAGAAAAGTATCTGCCTGGATGCAACTGCGCCTTGGTCCAAACCGTGTTGGCCCAAAAGGGATGTTCCAAACCGTGGCCGATACCCTCAAACTGATTGTCAAGGAAGGTATGACCCCGGCCAGTGTCGATAAATTACTCTTTAACCTGGCTCCTTTTATCGTTATGATCGTGGCCATGGTGATCATGGCGCCACTGGCCTTCTCCAAAGGTTTTCAGATCTGGGATATCAATATAGGTATCTTCTTTATTACGGCCGTATCCTCGCTTTCTGTGATCGGTATTCTGATGGCCGGCTGGTCAAGTAATAATAAATATTCGCTCCTGGGTGCCATGCGCAGCGGCGCACAGATCGTGAGTTATGAATTATCTGCCGGTTTCGCCATCCTCGTGATCGTGATCCTGACCGGCGACCTGCGTATAACAGAGATCGTGAATGCACAGGCCAACGGATGGTGGATCTTTAAAGGACATATACCTGTATGGATCGCCTTTGTGATCTTTATGATCGCAGTGACTGCGGAAACCAACCGGGCACCTTTTGACCTCGCTGAAGCAGAATCTGAATTGACCGGTGGTTTTCACACCGAATACTCCGGGATGAAATTCGCACTCTTCTTCCTGGCTGAATATGTAAACATATTTGTGGTTTGCGCCGTTGGAGCTACCATCTTCCTGGGTGGTTGGATGCCGCTTCATTTTGGCACCAACACCACTTTCAATATGGTCATGGATTATATACCGGGGATTGTATGGTTCTTTGGCAAGACCTTCTTCCTCATTTTTGTGATCATGTGGTTTCGCTGGACCTTCCCCCGTTTGCGGATCGACCAGTTACTGAACCTGGAATGGAAATACCTGCTGCCGATCAGCATGTTCAACCTGCTCTTAGTCACCCTAATCTCAATCCTGCAATGGCATTTTTAA
- a CDS encoding 4Fe-4S binding protein, with amino-acid sequence MAFLIKYIKEVASAVGSLWAGMRLTGKYALRHGKEKLTQQYPDNRVELVLPERFRGEVVMTHDTNNEHACTGCTACELACPNGTIKIITKFDISPEGKKKKALDTFIYHLELCTMCNLCIEACPTNAIKMAQTFEHSVFDRNKLTKKLNLPGSKIREGVE; translated from the coding sequence ATGGCATTTTTAATAAAATATATTAAAGAAGTAGCATCCGCCGTTGGCTCTCTCTGGGCGGGCATGAGGCTGACCGGGAAATATGCCCTGCGGCATGGGAAGGAAAAACTGACCCAACAATACCCCGACAACCGGGTGGAACTTGTATTACCCGAACGATTCCGGGGAGAAGTGGTCATGACACACGATACCAACAACGAACACGCCTGTACCGGTTGTACCGCCTGTGAACTGGCTTGTCCCAATGGCACCATCAAGATCATTACCAAATTCGATATAAGCCCAGAAGGAAAAAAGAAAAAGGCACTCGACACCTTTATCTACCACCTCGAGCTTTGTACCATGTGTAATCTCTGCATCGAAGCCTGCCCGACCAATGCGATCAAGATGGCCCAAACTTTTGAACACAGTGTATTTGACAGAAATAAACTGACCAAGAAATTAAACCTGCCCGGATCGAAGATCAGGGAGGGAGTGGAGTGA
- a CDS encoding NADH-quinone oxidoreductase subunit J — protein MTASQIIFYLISAFILGSGLLAMTTRKIFRSAIWLLFSLIGVAALYFWLEVEFIAAVQIVVYVGGIVVLIIFSIFLTQQSGVLMAKAPRMRVIFSTLAVVFGFALTYLLIYRNSFPGSGRPFEWSMQKIGTQMLNTGPQGYALPFEVVSMLLLAAMIGCIVIALKSKPEQK, from the coding sequence ATGACAGCTTCGCAAATCATATTCTACCTTATTTCCGCCTTTATACTGGGTTCGGGCCTTTTGGCCATGACCACGCGGAAAATATTTCGTTCGGCGATCTGGTTGCTTTTTAGTTTGATCGGTGTAGCCGCTTTATATTTTTGGCTGGAGGTAGAATTCATCGCTGCCGTCCAGATCGTGGTGTATGTAGGCGGTATCGTGGTACTGATCATTTTCTCCATTTTTCTTACCCAGCAATCGGGTGTATTGATGGCTAAAGCGCCACGGATGCGGGTCATCTTCTCCACGCTGGCGGTGGTATTTGGTTTTGCACTTACTTACCTTTTGATATATAGAAACAGCTTCCCGGGTTCTGGCCGGCCATTTGAATGGTCCATGCAGAAGATCGGAACCCAGATGCTGAATACAGGCCCCCAGGGGTATGCCCTCCCTTTTGAAGTGGTGAGCATGCTCCTGCTGGCGGCCATGATCGGGTGTATTGTCATTGCCCTCAAATCAAAACCTGAACAAAAATGA
- the nuoK gene encoding NADH-quinone oxidoreductase subunit NuoK, which translates to MNEIPVSHILFVSTALFFIGMYGLFTRRNMITMLMAVELILNSVNINFVVFNKYLYPEQLDGLFFTIFIITIAAAEAAVAIAIIINLYRSHKSIDVEEATEMKY; encoded by the coding sequence ATGAACGAGATACCGGTAAGCCATATACTCTTTGTCAGTACCGCTCTCTTCTTTATAGGGATGTACGGGCTGTTTACCCGCCGGAATATGATCACCATGCTTATGGCGGTAGAGCTGATCCTGAATAGCGTGAACATCAATTTTGTGGTGTTCAATAAATACTTGTACCCCGAACAATTGGACGGCTTGTTCTTTACCATCTTTATCATTACGATCGCTGCTGCTGAAGCCGCCGTAGCCATCGCCATCATCATCAATCTATACCGCAGCCACAAATCGATCGATGTGGAAGAAGCGACTGAAATGAAATATTAA
- the nuoL gene encoding NADH-quinone oxidoreductase subunit L, which translates to MNYASYIALIPLLPLVSFLVLGIGGRGRFKQSAGWIATLLLAVSAGLALFTAYQYFLVDGKIDGVYPTLTVLQHDWLRFSPSVTINMGMVIDPLSVMMLVVVTMVSFMVHLFSLGYMHGEERFSTYYAFLGLFTFSMLGLVVSSNIFQIYIFWELVGVSSYLLIGFYYQKASAVAAAKKAFIVTRFADLGFLVGILILGFNGNTLDFNTLIQRLTDPQSPYLIGMTTSSFLGISMISWALVLVFVGGAGKSAMFPLHIWLPDAMEGPTPVSALIHAATMVVAGVFLVARMFPLFYVNHLSLQVVTWVGAASALFAALIACTQTDIKRVLAYSTMSQIGYMMFALGVSGYGGEAGLGYTGSLFHLFTHAFFKSLLFLGAGAIIHLVHSNEMKDMGGLRKYMPITHITFLVACLAIAGVPPFAGFFSKEEILLAAYEHNPAVYYLGLITSGITAFYMFRLYFNIFWNKPTEVHAHGEGTLSMKIPLIVLALATIIVGFVPFSHYLSSDNRGFESHLHLGFSIAPVLIGLAGIGLAFLFYFKQNDRAAKVSGSLGALYKAAYHKFYIDEIYLFVTKKILFNLVGRPAAWIDRNIIDGLMNGIAVTTAELSNAIKGIQSGRVQQYALYFFGGVLALAVLFIFFW; encoded by the coding sequence ATGAACTACGCATCCTATATCGCCTTGATCCCCCTGCTGCCCCTGGTCAGTTTTCTGGTGCTGGGTATTGGTGGCCGGGGACGGTTCAAACAATCTGCCGGATGGATCGCCACCCTTTTATTGGCTGTCTCTGCCGGTCTTGCCCTGTTTACCGCCTACCAGTATTTTCTGGTGGATGGAAAAATAGACGGGGTCTATCCAACCCTTACCGTATTACAGCATGACTGGCTGCGTTTTTCTCCCAGCGTCACCATCAATATGGGTATGGTCATCGACCCACTTTCCGTAATGATGCTGGTGGTGGTGACCATGGTTTCATTCATGGTCCATCTTTTCAGTCTGGGTTATATGCATGGAGAAGAAAGGTTTAGCACCTACTATGCTTTCCTGGGTCTCTTTACTTTCTCAATGCTGGGTCTCGTTGTTTCTTCCAATATCTTTCAGATCTACATCTTTTGGGAACTGGTGGGTGTTTCTTCCTACCTGCTCATTGGATTTTATTATCAGAAAGCATCGGCCGTGGCCGCTGCAAAAAAAGCATTTATCGTTACCCGTTTTGCCGACCTGGGTTTCCTGGTCGGTATCCTGATCCTGGGGTTCAATGGAAACACCCTTGATTTCAATACCCTGATCCAACGGCTGACCGATCCGCAATCCCCTTATCTGATCGGAATGACCACCTCCTCCTTCCTGGGTATATCTATGATCAGTTGGGCATTGGTACTGGTATTTGTCGGTGGTGCTGGTAAATCTGCCATGTTCCCACTGCATATCTGGCTGCCCGATGCCATGGAAGGTCCTACACCCGTCTCCGCCCTTATACACGCCGCTACGATGGTGGTAGCTGGTGTGTTCCTGGTGGCCAGAATGTTCCCGCTGTTTTATGTCAATCATCTGTCCCTGCAGGTAGTAACATGGGTCGGTGCCGCATCAGCGCTGTTTGCCGCCTTAATTGCCTGTACCCAAACAGATATCAAACGGGTACTGGCCTACTCTACCATGTCCCAGATCGGGTATATGATGTTTGCATTAGGTGTTTCAGGATATGGCGGTGAGGCTGGATTGGGTTATACCGGATCGCTCTTCCATCTCTTTACCCATGCGTTCTTTAAATCGCTTTTGTTCCTGGGTGCTGGCGCTATCATTCATCTGGTACACAGCAATGAAATGAAGGACATGGGCGGTTTGCGAAAATACATGCCTATCACCCATATTACTTTTCTGGTAGCCTGTCTGGCCATTGCCGGGGTACCTCCCTTTGCCGGATTCTTTAGCAAAGAAGAGATCCTGCTGGCTGCCTACGAACACAACCCGGCTGTTTACTATCTCGGGTTGATCACCTCGGGTATCACGGCCTTTTATATGTTCCGGCTTTATTTCAACATTTTTTGGAACAAACCAACCGAAGTACATGCCCATGGCGAAGGAACTTTAAGCATGAAAATACCTTTGATCGTTCTGGCCCTGGCTACGATCATTGTGGGCTTTGTTCCATTCTCCCACTATCTGTCCTCCGACAACCGGGGATTTGAAAGTCATCTGCATCTTGGATTCTCGATAGCTCCCGTATTGATCGGACTGGCCGGTATCGGGCTTGCCTTTCTATTTTATTTTAAACAAAACGACCGCGCGGCGAAGGTCTCCGGTAGCCTGGGTGCTTTATATAAAGCAGCCTATCATAAATTTTATATTGACGAGATCTATCTCTTTGTCACCAAAAAAATATTATTCAACCTGGTTGGCCGACCCGCCGCCTGGATCGATCGGAATATCATTGACGGATTAATGAATGGCATTGCCGTTACCACTGCTGAATTGTCAAATGCCATCAAAGGCATTCAATCCGGCCGGGTACAGCAATATGCGCTCTACTTCTTTGGTGGGGTACTGGCGCTGGCCGTGTTATTCATTTTTTTCTGGTAA
- a CDS encoding NADH-quinone oxidoreductase subunit M, with protein MNLLLLLLVPLATLLALLPVRGLKQVRAVSLAGTTAQLGISLYLLWKYLQVRTPGGENMYFQQQYSWFGPLRIDFHIGVDGISVGMILLTAVVVMAGVLVSWKQEKWKKEFFFLLILLSMGAYGFFISLDLFTLFFFLEVAVIPKFMLIGIWGSGKKEYSAMKLALMLMGGSALVFVGLVGLYFNTNINGHHSFSFLEIVNLNIPIATQRIFFPFLFIGFGVFTALFPFHTWVPDGHSSAPTAASMFLAGISMKLGGYGCLRVATLLMPEGAKEYSWIIIVLSTIAIIYGAFATMMQKDLKYINAYSSISHVGFVLLGIGMLTRTALAGAVMQMISHGLITALFFAAIGMIYERTHTRDMAKLGGLLKVMPFISTIFVLAGLASLGLPGFSGFVAEMTVFMGAWEKTDTLYRIATILACASIVVTAVYILRAVGKAIMGPLESGDHATLADAQWNEKLAAALLIAGIVIIGVAPFWLNELIGPGMDVMIQKLSVIPK; from the coding sequence ATGAACTTATTACTCTTACTCCTCGTTCCCCTCGCTACGCTGCTGGCACTTTTGCCGGTGCGCGGATTGAAGCAGGTCAGGGCCGTATCCCTGGCAGGTACCACCGCTCAGTTGGGAATTTCGCTTTACCTGCTCTGGAAATACCTGCAGGTACGTACCCCCGGAGGAGAGAACATGTATTTTCAACAACAATACTCCTGGTTTGGCCCCCTGCGGATCGATTTTCATATCGGAGTGGATGGCATATCCGTAGGTATGATCCTGCTGACCGCCGTTGTAGTGATGGCCGGCGTACTGGTTTCCTGGAAACAGGAAAAATGGAAAAAAGAGTTCTTCTTCCTGCTCATCTTACTGAGCATGGGAGCCTATGGTTTCTTTATCTCACTTGACCTCTTTACCCTTTTCTTCTTCCTGGAAGTAGCGGTTATACCCAAGTTCATGTTGATCGGTATTTGGGGGAGTGGCAAGAAAGAATACAGTGCCATGAAACTAGCCCTCATGTTAATGGGAGGATCAGCCCTGGTGTTTGTTGGTCTGGTAGGCCTATATTTCAATACCAATATCAATGGTCATCATAGTTTCAGTTTTCTGGAGATCGTGAATCTGAACATTCCGATAGCCACCCAACGGATCTTCTTTCCCTTCCTATTTATTGGCTTTGGCGTATTCACGGCCTTGTTTCCGTTTCATACCTGGGTACCCGATGGTCACTCCTCAGCGCCAACCGCCGCTTCGATGTTCCTTGCCGGTATTTCCATGAAATTAGGCGGGTATGGATGTTTGCGCGTAGCCACCTTATTAATGCCTGAAGGAGCCAAAGAATATTCCTGGATCATCATTGTTTTATCCACCATTGCCATCATCTATGGCGCCTTTGCTACGATGATGCAGAAGGACCTTAAGTATATCAATGCTTATTCCTCCATCAGCCACGTAGGGTTTGTGTTATTGGGAATTGGGATGCTGACGCGTACGGCCCTTGCCGGAGCGGTAATGCAAATGATCTCACATGGATTGATCACTGCCCTCTTCTTCGCAGCCATAGGCATGATCTATGAAAGGACTCATACCCGGGACATGGCCAAGCTTGGCGGGTTGCTGAAAGTGATGCCATTTATCTCCACCATATTTGTATTGGCCGGACTTGCCTCCCTGGGACTGCCCGGGTTTAGCGGGTTTGTGGCGGAGATGACGGTATTTATGGGTGCCTGGGAAAAAACCGATACGCTTTACCGCATTGCCACCATCCTGGCCTGTGCCTCGATCGTGGTGACAGCTGTTTATATACTTCGGGCGGTTGGCAAAGCTATCATGGGACCGCTGGAATCTGGCGACCATGCTACACTGGCTGATGCCCAATGGAATGAAAAATTGGCTGCGGCCCTCCTGATCGCTGGTATTGTGATCATTGGGGTAGCGCCATTCTGGTTGAATGAATTGATCGGACCGGGTATGGATGTTATGATCCAAAAACTGTCCGTCATACCAAAATAA
- a CDS encoding NADH-quinone oxidoreductase subunit N — translation MYNELLLLMKQEWLVALIIFLLLFIKLGSREWNPGMLLNVINVLLVTNLAAGFIYPGEGNLFGNMFRTNSLITFEKNLLNLGTLIISLQSYEWLKTHKHLIEFYLLLLSTLLGMFFMLSSNNMLMFYLGLELSTIPLSALANFDLEKKKSSEAAFKMIISSAFSSGLLLFGISLTYGATGTLDFDLLAGSFTDAPLSLYAFVLIMAGLAFKISAVPFHLWTADVYEGAPVAVTSYLSVISKGAVVFVMVSVLYRLFSGIPYILYYTLFILSVASMVIGNLFALRQQNLKRFLAFSSIAQIGFILIGLAGDFGAGRVSVIYFILIYIFSNLGAFAVISLVSATTGKENIDDYKGFYKTNPGLSWVLAISLFSLAGIPPTAGFFGKFFLLISGAGTGNYVWITIAALNMVISLYYYLKVIRAIFMDANENPIEAVRTSWSPKIAMVLCLAGILVTGLYSGGYQYIFSLLK, via the coding sequence ATGTACAATGAGTTACTCCTTTTAATGAAACAGGAATGGTTGGTGGCGCTGATCATCTTCCTGCTCCTGTTTATCAAACTCGGCTCCAGGGAATGGAACCCGGGTATGTTATTGAATGTGATCAATGTGCTGCTGGTGACCAACCTGGCTGCCGGGTTTATCTATCCGGGAGAAGGGAACCTGTTTGGCAATATGTTCCGCACCAATTCCCTGATCACCTTTGAAAAGAATCTGTTGAACCTGGGTACCCTGATCATTTCGCTTCAATCCTACGAATGGTTGAAAACCCATAAACACCTCATTGAATTCTATCTGTTGCTGCTGTCTACCTTGTTGGGTATGTTCTTTATGCTTTCCAGCAACAACATGCTAATGTTCTACCTGGGCCTTGAGCTCTCGACAATCCCCCTTTCGGCACTTGCTAATTTTGACCTGGAGAAAAAGAAGTCCTCTGAAGCGGCCTTTAAAATGATCATCTCTTCTGCTTTTAGTTCAGGACTTCTTCTTTTTGGTATCTCCCTGACCTATGGGGCAACTGGCACGCTTGATTTCGACCTGCTGGCAGGCAGCTTTACCGATGCTCCACTCAGCCTGTATGCCTTTGTTTTGATCATGGCCGGACTGGCCTTTAAGATCTCGGCGGTTCCTTTCCATTTATGGACCGCCGATGTGTATGAAGGGGCGCCGGTAGCAGTTACCTCCTATCTCTCCGTCATTTCCAAAGGAGCTGTTGTTTTTGTGATGGTGTCGGTGCTTTATCGTTTATTCTCGGGGATCCCATATATACTTTACTATACCCTCTTTATACTTTCGGTAGCATCCATGGTAATTGGTAACCTGTTTGCCCTGCGCCAACAGAACCTGAAACGATTCCTTGCTTTTTCCTCGATTGCGCAGATCGGTTTTATTCTGATCGGTCTGGCCGGCGATTTTGGGGCAGGAAGGGTATCGGTCATCTATTTTATTTTGATCTATATCTTTTCCAACCTCGGCGCTTTCGCGGTGATCTCACTCGTGAGTGCAACAACAGGAAAAGAGAATATCGATGATTATAAAGGTTTTTACAAAACCAATCCCGGTTTAAGCTGGGTACTGGCCATATCACTATTTTCACTGGCTGGCATACCGCCAACGGCCGGTTTCTTTGGTAAATTCTTTTTGCTTATCTCCGGCGCGGGAACCGGTAATTATGTATGGATCACGATAGCCGCCCTCAATATGGTTATCTCCCTCTACTATTACCTTAAAGTGATTAGGGCCATTTTCATGGATGCCAATGAAAATCCCATCGAGGCCGTACGAACAAGTTGGTCACCGAAAATCGCCATGGTATTGTGCCTGGCAGGTATCCTTGTAACGGGATTGTACAGTGGTGGCTACCAATATATCTTTTCATTATTGAAATAA
- a CDS encoding DUF1569 domain-containing protein, translating to MEIKSLFDPVAKQQILDRIELLTPETQRVWGKMDVAQMLTHLQKPIGVALGTHEVKGNLMMRLIMPFFKKMLYDEKPYKRSLPTDKTFIITDHRIFEQEKKILMDMIHQFTPQNMATEVHPVFGRMTKENWSKAMWKHADHHLKQFGV from the coding sequence ATGGAAATTAAAAGCCTTTTCGACCCGGTTGCCAAGCAGCAAATACTCGATCGAATAGAATTATTGACTCCGGAAACCCAACGCGTTTGGGGAAAGATGGACGTAGCCCAGATGTTGACCCATCTGCAAAAACCAATAGGCGTGGCCCTGGGAACCCATGAAGTAAAAGGCAACCTCATGATGCGGCTTATCATGCCCTTCTTTAAAAAAATGCTGTATGATGAGAAACCTTACAAAAGGAGTTTACCTACGGACAAGACCTTTATCATCACCGATCACCGGATATTTGAACAGGAGAAAAAAATACTGATGGATATGATCCATCAATTCACCCCGCAAAATATGGCCACGGAAGTACATCCTGTCTTCGGCCGTATGACAAAAGAGAACTGGAGCAAGGCCATGTGGAAGCATGCGGATCATCATTTAAAGCAATTCGGGGTTTAA
- a CDS encoding tryptophanase encodes MKTIIEPFRIKSVEPIQFTTKAERENILKEAFFNPFLIHADQVLIDLLTDSGTSAMSSDQWAGIMKGDESYAGSPSYYRFKNAVQDITQMEEVIPTHQGRAAEKILFSILGGKGKTFISNTFFDTTRANIEFTGAEAIDLLCEEGKHPSVPAPFKGNMDTDALRKMIRETGASHIPLCMLTITNNSGGGQPVSLENIRAVKKICEENKIPLYIDACRFAENSYFIQQRESGYQEKSVKAIAREIFSYADGCTMSAKKDAFANIGGFLAMRDPQLARQCRNLLVITEGFPTYGGLAGRDLEAITIGLEEVLDEHYLQYRIRSIEYLANKLISAGVPVMQPAGGHAVYLDAKAFLPHVPVEQYPGQALVGALYVEGGIRGVEIGSLMFGKYDADKKLIPAALELVRLAIPRRVYTQSHIDYVAEVIIEVFEKRGAIKGLKIIEESELLRHFTAKLSHVSISRSVR; translated from the coding sequence ATGAAAACGATCATTGAGCCGTTCCGCATCAAATCAGTGGAACCGATTCAGTTTACCACCAAAGCTGAACGTGAAAACATTTTAAAAGAAGCCTTCTTCAATCCCTTCCTCATCCATGCCGATCAGGTGCTGATTGACCTGCTGACTGATAGTGGCACCTCCGCCATGAGCAGTGATCAATGGGCGGGGATCATGAAGGGAGATGAATCCTATGCCGGAAGCCCAAGTTATTATCGCTTTAAAAACGCGGTGCAGGATATTACCCAAATGGAGGAGGTCATTCCCACCCACCAGGGCCGCGCAGCCGAAAAGATCCTCTTTAGTATCCTGGGTGGAAAGGGCAAGACCTTTATCAGCAATACATTTTTTGACACCACCCGGGCGAATATTGAATTTACCGGCGCTGAGGCGATCGATCTGCTCTGTGAAGAAGGCAAACACCCATCTGTTCCTGCTCCTTTCAAAGGGAATATGGATACCGATGCCTTGCGAAAAATGATCCGGGAAACAGGAGCGTCCCATATACCGCTTTGTATGCTTACCATCACCAATAATTCAGGTGGTGGGCAACCCGTAAGTCTGGAGAATATAAGGGCTGTAAAAAAGATATGTGAAGAAAACAAGATTCCCCTTTATATCGATGCCTGCCGGTTTGCCGAGAACAGTTATTTTATTCAACAGCGGGAGTCGGGTTATCAGGAAAAATCGGTGAAAGCCATTGCCCGGGAGATCTTCTCCTATGCGGATGGTTGTACCATGAGCGCCAAAAAAGATGCGTTTGCCAATATCGGAGGTTTCCTGGCCATGCGTGATCCTCAACTCGCCCGTCAGTGCCGCAACCTGCTGGTCATTACTGAGGGGTTCCCTACCTATGGCGGACTTGCCGGTCGTGACCTGGAAGCCATCACCATCGGACTGGAAGAAGTATTGGATGAACATTATCTCCAATACCGTATCCGAAGCATTGAATACCTCGCCAACAAACTCATATCCGCGGGAGTCCCGGTAATGCAGCCTGCCGGTGGCCATGCGGTCTATCTGGATGCCAAAGCCTTCCTGCCCCATGTACCTGTTGAGCAATATCCGGGTCAGGCGCTGGTAGGTGCGCTTTATGTGGAAGGGGGGATCCGTGGCGTAGAGATCGGTTCCTTGATGTTTGGGAAATATGATGCGGATAAAAAATTGATCCCCGCCGCGCTGGAACTTGTCCGTTTGGCCATTCCACGAAGAGTGTATACCCAAAGCCATATTGACTATGTGGCCGAAGTGATCATCGAAGTGTTTGAAAAAAGAGGGGCGATAAAGGGATTAAAGATCATAGAGGAATCTGAACTGTTAAGACATTTTACGGCAAAACTTAGTCATGTATCAATTTCTCGCAGCGTGCGCTAA